The genomic interval CGTCGAACTCCGCGTAGCCCTTCGGCGCGTCCTCGAGCGAGATCGCCGTCGCGTGGACCGCGTCCGCGATGCGCACCCTGTCGTGCAGGATCGCCTCCATGAGCCTCCGGTGGTATTTCATGACCGGGCACTGCCCCGTCGTGAACGAGAGCGCCTTCGCCCATCCGAGACCGAGGCGCAGCGACAGCGATCCGACCTTCGCCGCCTCGTCGATGCCGCCGGGATCGCCCGTCACGTAGAGGCCGGGGATGCCGAGGGCGCCACCCGCCTCCGTGATGTCCATGAGCGTGTTGAGCACGGTGGCCGGCGCCTCCTGCGCGCCGTGCCCGTGCCCCCGCGCCTCGAAGCCGACCGCGTCCACCCCGGCGTCGACCTCCTCGCGACCGAGGATGCGCGCGATGCCCTGGCGCGGGTCCTCCTGCGAGACGTCGATCGTCTCGCAGCCGAAGGACGCGGCCTGCGCGAGACGGTCGGCGTTCATGTCGGCGACGATGACCGCGGCCGCGCCGAGCAGCTGCGCACCGACGGCGGCGGCGATGCCGACGGGCCCCGCCCCGGCGACGTAGACCGATGACCCCGGGCCCACGCCCGCGCTCACCGCCCCGTGGAAGCCGGTCGGGAAGATGTCGGAGAGCATGGTGAGATCGAGGATCTTCTCGAGCGCCTGGTCGCGATCGGGGAACTTCAGCAGGTTCCAGTCGGCGTACGGCACGAGCACGTACTCGGCCTGGCCGCCCACCCAGCCGCCCATATCGACGTAGCCGTAGGCGCTGCCGGGGCGATCGGGGTTCACGTTCAGGCAGATCTCGGTGCGCTGCTTCTTGCAGTTCGTGCAGCGTCCGCAGGAGATGTTGAACGGCACCGAGACGACGTCGCCGGACTTGATGAACTCGACGCCGGGGCCGACCTCCACGACCTCGCCGGTGATCTCGTGGCCGAGGATGAGGCCGGCGGGCGCGGTCGTCCGGCCGCGCACCATGTGCTGATCCGAGCCGCAGATGTTCGTCGTCACGACCTTCAGGATGGCGGCGTGCGGCAGCTTCCGCCCGACGTTGGCGGGATTCACCCCCGGCCCGTCCTGCAACTCGAACGTCGGATAGGCGGTGTCGACCACCTCCACGACCCCCGGCCCCTGGTACGCGACTGCCCGGTTTCCTGCCATGACGACCTCCTTGTCGATACGGTGGGTGCGGCCTCGAGTACCGGCCGCACCCCCACGCTCTCAGCCGCCGGCGAGCGTGTCAAGGACCGGGGCGCCGCGCGCGGATCGTGTAGCTCAGCGGCGCGACTCCCGAGCGCTCGGCGAGCTCCCATTCGCCGTCGGGCCGCAGGCTCATCTGCCCGGGCAGGGCCTCCCAGGGGACGCAGTCGTGCTCGACGAGCAGTTCGATGCGGAGGCCGGCGTCGATGAGCGCGGTGACGATCTCCCCGAGCGAGTGGTTCCACTCGTAAGTCTTCGTCGCCCGGAGGGCGGCGGCGGTCGGCACGTAGCTCTGCTCGTCGTCCCACTCCGTCGGCGCCGCGTGCTCGAAGTAGGGGTGCCGCAGGTGCAGGTCGTCGTCGAGCGTCTCGTCCATGGCCCAAAGGATCGGGTGCCCTTCGCGGATGAACAGCGCGCCGTTCGGGGCGAGCAGCGCCGCGACGACCGCCGCCCACTCGTCGACGTGCGGCAGCCAGCACAGGGCGCCGATGCCGGTGTAGACGAGCTCGAACGCCCCGCGCGGCAGCGCCTCGGCGGCCGCACGCACATCGGCGCGCACGAAGTCGACGGCGTCGCCGGTCTCCGCGACGAGGCGGCGCCCCTGGCGGACGGCCTCCTCCGAGAAGTCGAGGCCCGTGACGCGCGCGCCGAGCCGCGCGAGGGAGAGCGTGTCGGTGCCGATATGGCACTGGAGGTGGGCGGTCCTGAGCCCCGCGACGTCGCCGAGCCTCGGCAGGTCGAAGCGGACGACGTCCGAGAGCGCCGAGCGGTCGTCGATGTAGCGCTGCACCCCGTAGCCGCTGCCGTCGCGCGCCGCGTGCAGTGCCGCGCGTTCGTCCCAGTTGGCTCGGTTCACGGCGAAGTAGTCGGGGGTCATCGACGCTCCTCGGGGTTCGGCGGGGGCGGTGACGGAGGGTCGCCGCGTCGGCGCGACGACCGACGACGCGGCCGCGGACGCGGCCGCGATTCGGAGTCTACCGTCGCCCGTAGGATGGGAGCACCATGGCGGAAGAGAAGAATCGCGGCGCGCGCTCGCAGACCCTCGATCGCGCGCTCGACGCGCTCGAGCTGCTCGCCGACGGGCACCGCCGCACGAGCCAGGAGCTCGCCGACGAGCTCGGCCTGCACCGTTCGATCGTCTACCGCATGCTGCGCACCTTCGAGGATCACGGCTTCGTCGCACGGGTCGCCGACGGACGCTATACCGTGGGGCTCGGCGTCGCCGCGCTCGCGGATGCGGGGATCGTCGGCGCGGAGTCGCGCATCGGCGACGTGCTCGAGGAGCTCGCGAACGCCTCGGGAGCGACCGCCCTGTTGTCGGTGCCGCAGAAGGACCACGCGGTCGTCCTCGCCGCGGCCCGGCCGTCCGGCAGCACGGCCGCCGTCGCGATCCGGCGCAGCACGCGCCTGCCGCTCGACCGCGGAGCCCCTGGGCTCGCGATCCTCGCCCTCGAGGCGCCGCGCCCGTACGAGCCGGACGAGGCCGTGCTGGCCCGGACGACGGGGTACGTGCACTCGAAGGGCGCGCCTTTCCCCGGCTTCGATGCCGTCGCGCGGCCGGTGCGGCTGGAGGACGGCCAGTCGGCGAGCATCTCCGTAGTATTCCCGAACGCCGCGGTCGGGCTGGGTGAGGCGCTGCCGCCGCTGCGGCACGCCGTTGCGCGGATCGAGCACCCCGACGATCTCTGGACGGTGTAGCGGGCCGGCACCCGACGTCCCGGCGGGCGCGGCGGGCGCGGCCGGCGCACGCGCGGCTATCCACTTTGCGAAACTCCTGTCGCATCACCACGGTCGCGCGTAGCATAAAGCTCACATATCGAACTTGATCCACTCAAGAGTTCGCATATGGAGCTTGAATCGCAACGGTGCGGACCCGGTGTCGGCGCCGCAATCAGGAGGCAGCAGGACACTATGACGAGCATTGGCATTGTCGGAGCAGGCGTCGCGGGGCTCCACCTCGGACTGCATCTGCGCCAGCAGGATCTCGACGTGACCATCTATACGAACCGATCGGCCGAGGACGTCGCCGACGGCCGCATCATGAACAGCGTCGCCCACATGAGCGCCACGATCGATATCGAGCGCGAGCTCGGCATCGCCGACTGGCCCGAGACCGACGCCGAGTACTCCTACCACCACCACTACAACGGCTGGGGCGAGGAGCGGCGGTTCTCGGCCGCGTTCGCCGAGCCGGCGCGCATCATCGACTACCGGATCTACCTGCCGCGGCTCATGCGCGAATTCGAGGAGCGGGGCGGCCGGATCGAGCTGCGCAACCTGTCCGTCGCCGATATCGAGCGGCTCACCGAGCAGCACGACCTCGTCGTGGTCTCCACCGGCAAGGGCGAGATCGGTGCGCTCTTCCCCCGCCGAGAGGACCGATCCCCGTACACCTCGCCGCAGCGCAAGCTCGCCGTCGGCTTCTGGAAGGGGGTCGCGCCGCGGGAACCGCGCGGCGTGGAGATCAGCGTCGTGCCGCCCGCCGGCGAGCTGCTGGTGCTCCCGATGTGGTCCTTCTCGGGCGCCGTGAACGCCCTTCTCTTCGAGAGCGCACCCGGCGGGCCGCAGGAGATCCTCACGGACCAGCGCTACGAGGACGACCCCGCCGCCTACCGGGAGCTCGTCCTGCGCATCCTCGAGGAATTCCACCCCTCCGTCTTCGAACGCGTGGATCCCGCTGCGTTCGAGCTGCAGTCCGGGGAGAAGGACATCCTCCAGGGGGCGGTGACCCCGGTGCTGCGCGAGGACTACGCGCTGCTGCCGAACGGCAAGTACCTCCTCGCCCTCGGCGACGTGCACATGACCGTCGACCCCGTGCAGGCCCAGGGCGCGAACTCCGCGGCCTACTCGGCGAAGGTGGTGGCGGACACGATCCGCGAGGACCGCGTCTTCGACGAGCGTTTCATGCGCAAGGTCGCCCGGCGCCGCGCCGAGCGGTTGGAGGCGGCGACCGACTGGGTGAACACCATGATCCGGAATCCGCCGGCCCCGCAGATCCCGCAGCTCTTCAGCGAGATGGTGCGCAACCAGGCCCTCGCCGATCGCTTCACCGAGAACTTCAACGCCCCCATCCGCCAGATCGACCTGCTGGCCACGCCCGAACGGGTCGCCGCGGCGATCGCCGAGACCTCCGAGCACTGACGAGAGGAACGACCGTGCACAAGCTCACCGTCCTGTACCCCGAACCGACGGACCGCGCCGCCTTCGTCGCCTACTACGAGGGCACGCACCTGCCGCTCGCCGCTGCGCTTCCCGGCCTGCTCGACTGGCGCTACAGCGTCGAGGTCTCGACCGGCCCCGCCGGCGAGCCGGCGCCCTACTTCGCCGTATTCGAGGCGGAGTTCGCCGACGCGGAGGCCTTCCGCGCGGCGATGGCCTCTCCCGAGGGGCTGGCGGTCGCCGCCGACGTGCCGAACTACGCGACCGGCGGCGCCACCGTCCTGGACTACGCCGTCACCGGAGGAGGAGCATCATGACCGAGCTCAGCCCGCAGCAGCTCGAGTTCCGGCAGGCGATGTCGAACCTCGCGGCGGCGGTCCACGTCGTCACCACGGACGGTCCGCACGGCCGGCTGGGGATCACCGTCAGCGCGGCGTGCTCCGTGACCGACGCCCCGCCCACGTTCCTCGTCTGCATCAACCGATCGAGCTCCGCGCACGACATCTTCTCCGACAACGGGCGGCTCGCGCTCAACGTCCTCGCCGGCGACCAGGAGGAGCTCGCCAGGCACTTCTCCGGCCAGACGCGAGTGCCCATGGACGAGCGCTTCGCTTGGGATATCTGGGAGGATCTGGCCGGGATCCCGACCGTGCGCGAGGCGCGGGTCGCCCTCGCCGGCCGCATCGCGAGCCGGATCGAGCAGGGCACCCACACGATCTTCCTCGTGCGGGTGGAGGGGATCAGGCACCGCGAGAACACACCGGGGCTCGTCTACGACAGCCGGGCATTCCACGCGATCGGCGCGGCGGCCTGAGCCCATGTCGTCCGACCGCGTCATCCCGGGGCTCGCGGCGCGCGCCACGACCGTGGCCGCGGCGCGCTCCCTCGGCGCGGAGCTGTACTATCCGCACGAATTGACGCCCCTCGCGCGCCCCGAGCGGTTCCACTTCACGGCGGTGGCGGCGCGACTCGGCGCCGTCACCGCCGGGCTGCTGAGCTACTCCTCGTCGATCCGGATCGACACCGAGCCCTATCTCACCTCCTTCCAGATGAACGTCCCCCTGCGGGGGCAGCTGCGCACCTCCGTCGGCGAACGCCGGGTCGACGCCACGCGCGCCCGCGCCGCCGTGTACGGGCCGGACGTGCCGACCGCCATCAGCGGCTGGGAGCAGCCCTGCGTCATGCTCGCGGTGAAGATGGACCGGGCGCTCGTGGAGGCCCGCGTGGCCGCCGAGCGCGGGCCGGGTTCGGCGGAGCGCTTCGCACCGGAGCTCGACGTGCACGCCGGAGCGGGGGCCGCGTGGATCGCCTCGG from Leucobacter allii carries:
- the fdhA gene encoding formaldehyde dehydrogenase, glutathione-independent, which encodes MAGNRAVAYQGPGVVEVVDTAYPTFELQDGPGVNPANVGRKLPHAAILKVVTTNICGSDQHMVRGRTTAPAGLILGHEITGEVVEVGPGVEFIKSGDVVSVPFNISCGRCTNCKKQRTEICLNVNPDRPGSAYGYVDMGGWVGGQAEYVLVPYADWNLLKFPDRDQALEKILDLTMLSDIFPTGFHGAVSAGVGPGSSVYVAGAGPVGIAAAVGAQLLGAAAVIVADMNADRLAQAASFGCETIDVSQEDPRQGIARILGREEVDAGVDAVGFEARGHGHGAQEAPATVLNTLMDITEAGGALGIPGLYVTGDPGGIDEAAKVGSLSLRLGLGWAKALSFTTGQCPVMKYHRRLMEAILHDRVRIADAVHATAISLEDAPKGYAEFDAGVARKFVIDPHGVTGKVAPL
- a CDS encoding class I SAM-dependent methyltransferase, with protein sequence MTPDYFAVNRANWDERAALHAARDGSGYGVQRYIDDRSALSDVVRFDLPRLGDVAGLRTAHLQCHIGTDTLSLARLGARVTGLDFSEEAVRQGRRLVAETGDAVDFVRADVRAAAEALPRGAFELVYTGIGALCWLPHVDEWAAVVAALLAPNGALFIREGHPILWAMDETLDDDLHLRHPYFEHAAPTEWDDEQSYVPTAAALRATKTYEWNHSLGEIVTALIDAGLRIELLVEHDCVPWEALPGQMSLRPDGEWELAERSGVAPLSYTIRARRPGP
- a CDS encoding IclR family transcriptional regulator; this encodes MAEEKNRGARSQTLDRALDALELLADGHRRTSQELADELGLHRSIVYRMLRTFEDHGFVARVADGRYTVGLGVAALADAGIVGAESRIGDVLEELANASGATALLSVPQKDHAVVLAAARPSGSTAAVAIRRSTRLPLDRGAPGLAILALEAPRPYEPDEAVLARTTGYVHSKGAPFPGFDAVARPVRLEDGQSASISVVFPNAAVGLGEALPPLRHAVARIEHPDDLWTV
- a CDS encoding styrene monooxygenase/indole monooxygenase family protein, which produces MTSIGIVGAGVAGLHLGLHLRQQDLDVTIYTNRSAEDVADGRIMNSVAHMSATIDIERELGIADWPETDAEYSYHHHYNGWGEERRFSAAFAEPARIIDYRIYLPRLMREFEERGGRIELRNLSVADIERLTEQHDLVVVSTGKGEIGALFPRREDRSPYTSPQRKLAVGFWKGVAPREPRGVEISVVPPAGELLVLPMWSFSGAVNALLFESAPGGPQEILTDQRYEDDPAAYRELVLRILEEFHPSVFERVDPAAFELQSGEKDILQGAVTPVLREDYALLPNGKYLLALGDVHMTVDPVQAQGANSAAYSAKVVADTIREDRVFDERFMRKVARRRAERLEAATDWVNTMIRNPPAPQIPQLFSEMVRNQALADRFTENFNAPIRQIDLLATPERVAAAIAETSEH
- a CDS encoding EthD family reductase; the protein is MHKLTVLYPEPTDRAAFVAYYEGTHLPLAAALPGLLDWRYSVEVSTGPAGEPAPYFAVFEAEFADAEAFRAAMASPEGLAVAADVPNYATGGATVLDYAVTGGGAS
- a CDS encoding flavin reductase, which produces MTELSPQQLEFRQAMSNLAAAVHVVTTDGPHGRLGITVSAACSVTDAPPTFLVCINRSSSAHDIFSDNGRLALNVLAGDQEELARHFSGQTRVPMDERFAWDIWEDLAGIPTVREARVALAGRIASRIEQGTHTIFLVRVEGIRHRENTPGLVYDSRAFHAIGAAA
- a CDS encoding AraC family transcriptional regulator, with product MSSDRVIPGLAARATTVAAARSLGAELYYPHELTPLARPERFHFTAVAARLGAVTAGLLSYSSSIRIDTEPYLTSFQMNVPLRGQLRTSVGERRVDATRARAAVYGPDVPTAISGWEQPCVMLAVKMDRALVEARVAAERGPGSAERFAPELDVHAGAGAAWIASVRMLIATVQRVPDLDEGLAEHLAGRCIDGFVLAALGREPEPRAPAADAAIVDRVREAIVYTRGPALTLGAMADYAGVCGRSVQLAFREVLGTTPMRVQREERLRRVRAELNAGDPRCDTVAAVARRHGFLHLGRFSGLYRERFGEAPSCTLAGSGRAGATAHG